A DNA window from Undibacterium sp. YM2 contains the following coding sequences:
- a CDS encoding PP0621 family protein, whose product MRLLFWLGLVILVILALKKKIQPPATGSGNPEQPLEPGNAGSQHAGSAETMVCCAHCQIYLPASEAVQRAGQVYCSQEHADLA is encoded by the coding sequence ATGAGGTTACTGTTCTGGCTGGGGCTGGTGATACTGGTGATCCTGGCCCTGAAGAAAAAAATACAGCCCCCTGCTACGGGGTCTGGCAATCCTGAACAACCGCTGGAGCCAGGAAATGCCGGTTCACAGCACGCCGGATCGGCTGAAACCATGGTTTGCTGTGCGCATTGCCAGATTTATTTACCCGCATCAGAAGCCGTGCAGCGCGCCGGGCAGGTTTACTGCAGCCAAGAACATGCTGATCTTGCATGA
- a CDS encoding YggT family protein has translation MLLNNLIYVIKAVTGVFAGFLLLRFWMQAQRIRPPASLAQAIFKLTDWLVHPIRRVIPGFAGYDWATLIGALLVALATAGFIVWLVLPVFMVEQVFIMAGIMMAQWIIYEFMALLLLEVLFSWVNPSAPFAPFVRALNEPLLSPVRKLIPAIGGWIFPP, from the coding sequence GTGTTACTGAATAATTTAATTTATGTCATCAAAGCCGTCACAGGGGTATTTGCCGGCTTTTTATTACTGCGTTTCTGGATGCAGGCACAACGCATACGGCCACCTGCCTCGCTGGCACAGGCTATTTTTAAATTGACTGACTGGCTGGTACATCCTATCCGCCGTGTTATTCCCGGTTTTGCGGGCTATGACTGGGCAACACTGATAGGTGCCTTGCTGGTTGCTCTGGCGACGGCGGGCTTTATCGTATGGCTGGTATTACCTGTATTCATGGTTGAACAGGTTTTCATCATGGCAGGCATCATGATGGCACAATGGATAATTTATGAGTTCATGGCCTTGCTCTTGCTTGAGGTGCTGTTCAGTTGGGTCAATCCCAGTGCGCCTTTTGCACCCTTCGTCCGGGCTTTGAATGAGCCCTTGCTGTCACCAGTGAGAAAGTTGATCCCGGCCATCGGGGGCTGGATTTTTCCCCCATGA
- a CDS encoding ribonucleotide-diphosphate reductase subunit beta: MLSWDDEVKPAAPAPRQVTGQDLQPRLQTQDVALNPALVSKPVPVAAEDVARRVNAADKRIINGTTDVNQLVPFKYKWAWDKYLAGCANHWMPQEINMQRDIELWKDPNGLTEDERRLVKRNLGFFVTADSLAANNIVLGTYRHITAPECRQYLLRQAFEEAIHTHAYQYIVESLGLDEAEIFNAYNEVDSIRDKDQFLIPFIDVLTNPEFKTGTTEADQTLLKSVIVFACLMEGLFFYVGFTQILALGRQNKMMGAAEQYQYILRDESMHCNFGIDLINTIKMENPHLWTPAFRDEIKSLFLRAVELEYRYAEDTMPRGVLGLNAPMFKGYLRFIANRRAQQIGLETLFPQEENPFPWMSEMIDLKKERNFFETRVIEYQTGGALNWE, from the coding sequence ATGTTATCTTGGGATGATGAAGTCAAGCCGGCAGCTCCGGCACCACGTCAGGTCACTGGCCAGGATTTGCAGCCTCGTCTGCAGACTCAGGATGTTGCCCTCAACCCTGCGCTGGTCAGCAAGCCAGTGCCGGTCGCTGCAGAAGATGTGGCCCGCCGCGTGAATGCTGCCGACAAGCGCATCATCAACGGTACTACCGACGTCAATCAACTGGTTCCCTTCAAATATAAATGGGCCTGGGATAAATATCTGGCAGGCTGCGCCAATCACTGGATGCCACAAGAGATCAATATGCAACGTGATATTGAACTCTGGAAAGACCCAAATGGTCTGACAGAAGATGAGCGCCGTTTGGTAAAACGTAACCTTGGTTTCTTTGTGACCGCCGATTCTCTGGCTGCCAACAATATCGTGCTCGGCACCTACCGCCATATCACGGCGCCGGAATGCCGCCAGTACCTGTTGCGCCAGGCATTTGAAGAAGCTATCCATACTCACGCTTATCAATACATCGTTGAATCGCTGGGCCTGGATGAAGCAGAAATCTTCAATGCCTACAATGAAGTCGATTCCATCCGCGACAAAGATCAGTTCCTGATTCCTTTCATTGACGTGCTGACCAATCCTGAATTCAAGACCGGCACCACCGAGGCAGACCAGACTTTGCTCAAGTCTGTGATCGTATTTGCCTGCCTGATGGAAGGCCTGTTTTTCTATGTCGGCTTCACGCAAATTCTGGCGCTTGGCCGTCAAAATAAAATGATGGGCGCGGCTGAACAATATCAATACATCTTGCGCGATGAATCGATGCACTGCAATTTCGGGATCGATTTAATCAATACAATTAAGATGGAAAATCCACATTTGTGGACGCCAGCATTTCGCGATGAAATTAAATCGTTGTTTTTGCGTGCTGTGGAGTTGGAATATCGTTACGCAGAGGATACAATGCCGCGTGGAGTGCTCGGTTTGAATGCGCCTATGTTTAAAGGTTATTTACGCTTCATCGCAAATCGCCGCGCACAACAAATCGGTCTTGAAACGCTGTTCCCTCAGGAAGAAAATCCTTTCCCTTGGATGAGTGAAATGATAGACCTGAAAAAAGAGCGCAACTTTTTTGAGACACGTGTGATTGAGTATCAAACTGGCGGAGCCCTCAACTGGGAATAA
- a CDS encoding PAS domain-containing sensor histidine kinase yields the protein MSEALHDASEPSHSFWRSLQTLNASRIVVAASLLILLSLRSGKDIWTSGPLFGRDIGLIYLSVAIGFVVLKQVYPRRFMWQLTTQILLDIIIISIMYLAGGGNKSGLGILYLFPLAGAAILSPLVWSFFFASIVVLFLLGESVYHYLQLEDGTPLSQAGLFGAAYFAVVSVVNRLAHNLINQEQLAVQRGNALAMQQSINQLVIADMGDGILVLDQDGCMFEINPAATRMLGGNLNKDMIGVELGSIPALRPIVEVLNNMHGRSSLPDRRKEEEISFVSIRCYLDDPKPELGEIAADTATRERVERERPHFVTHLKLRFVAIKAVNAGGFRERNGGYTIIFMQDVSDIENQAQQLKLASMGRLTASIAHEVRNPLSSISYAASLLNEDLGHPGQENKQAKRLLKIVDDNVARLNQLIEDILKLSRKAQSDVEPYLVMDQIEEMVRDFIETRNLPTDFIAVLKNENFLVNFDPSHLREVVLNLLSNAIRYASGQTASIKLFACINSSGRQELHIQDDGPAIPYEVRSHLFEPFYTTSRMGTGLGLYMARELCLNNHALLDYEYRVEETEAGKTEPSGRFVINFSGYSA from the coding sequence ATGTCTGAAGCACTCCACGACGCGTCCGAACCTTCGCACTCGTTCTGGCGCTCGCTGCAAACGCTGAATGCCTCGCGCATCGTGGTGGCTGCCAGCTTGCTGATCTTGCTGAGTTTGCGCAGTGGTAAAGATATCTGGACCAGTGGGCCCTTGTTCGGACGTGACATAGGCCTGATCTATCTGTCGGTGGCGATAGGCTTTGTGGTGCTCAAGCAAGTGTATCCCCGCCGTTTCATGTGGCAACTGACAACCCAGATACTGCTCGACATCATCATCATCTCCATCATGTACCTGGCTGGCGGAGGGAATAAAAGTGGTTTGGGTATTCTGTATTTGTTTCCGCTGGCAGGTGCCGCCATATTGAGTCCCCTGGTCTGGTCATTCTTTTTTGCTTCCATTGTTGTTTTGTTTTTGTTGGGCGAAAGTGTTTACCACTACTTGCAACTGGAAGATGGTACCCCCTTGTCGCAGGCTGGATTGTTTGGGGCTGCCTATTTTGCAGTTGTGTCTGTGGTCAACCGGCTGGCACACAATCTGATCAACCAGGAGCAACTGGCTGTACAGCGCGGCAATGCCCTTGCCATGCAACAGTCCATCAACCAGTTGGTGATTGCAGATATGGGGGATGGCATCCTGGTTCTGGATCAGGATGGATGTATGTTTGAGATCAATCCAGCGGCGACGCGCATGCTGGGCGGTAACCTGAACAAGGACATGATAGGTGTGGAGCTGGGCAGTATTCCGGCTTTGCGTCCGATTGTTGAAGTTTTGAATAATATGCACGGGCGCTCCAGCTTGCCGGACCGTCGTAAGGAAGAAGAAATCTCCTTTGTATCAATACGCTGTTATCTCGACGATCCCAAGCCGGAACTCGGGGAAATAGCAGCCGATACCGCCACCAGAGAGCGCGTCGAGCGTGAACGCCCACATTTTGTGACGCACCTTAAGCTGCGCTTTGTTGCCATCAAAGCGGTTAATGCAGGTGGTTTCAGGGAGCGCAATGGCGGCTACACGATTATTTTCATGCAGGATGTGTCAGATATAGAAAATCAGGCGCAGCAACTGAAGTTGGCATCGATGGGACGCCTCACCGCAAGTATCGCTCATGAAGTGCGTAATCCCCTGTCGTCGATTTCTTATGCAGCCTCGTTGCTGAATGAAGACCTCGGGCACCCCGGGCAGGAAAACAAGCAGGCAAAACGTTTGCTGAAGATTGTTGATGATAATGTAGCACGCCTGAACCAGCTCATAGAAGATATCCTGAAGCTCTCACGCAAGGCGCAATCGGATGTGGAGCCATATCTGGTGATGGACCAGATTGAAGAAATGGTCAGGGATTTTATAGAAACACGTAACTTGCCCACTGATTTTATTGCGGTATTGAAAAACGAAAACTTCCTCGTCAACTTTGACCCCAGTCATTTGCGCGAAGTCGTCTTGAATCTTTTGTCGAATGCCATACGCTACGCCAGTGGGCAAACAGCCAGTATCAAACTGTTTGCCTGTATTAATAGTAGTGGCCGGCAAGAGTTGCATATACAAGATGATGGACCGGCAATTCCGTATGAAGTGAGGTCGCACTTGTTTGAGCCGTTTTACACTACTTCACGTATGGGCACCGGTCTGGGCTTGTATATGGCTAGGGAGTTGTGTTTGAATAACCATGCCTTGCTTGACTATGAATACCGGGTTGAAGAAACCGAAGCAGGAAAGACAGAGCCCAGTGGGCGTTTTGTAATTAATTTCTCTGGATACAGTGCATGA
- a CDS encoding LacI family DNA-binding transcriptional regulator — protein MATMKQVAEKARVSTTTVSHVINNTRVVSEDARERVLAVIQELRYIPSAVARSLKNDRTHTLGMMIPNNSNPYFAEIIQGIEDASFKLGYNIILCNSYDDPKKQAAYIRVLMEKRIDGLILVSSGSDEELTQLLADEGIPKVLVDREVSGVVADFIEADHEQGGYEATRYLIGLGHKRIACVAGPDILLPSGDRVTGYRRALQEAGLEFNNEYLIHADFTSQGGFNAFQQLLALPQRPTAIFASNDLMAIGGIRAANEAGIKIPEALSVIGYDDIALASFSTPPLTTIAQPKQAIGNLTAQILVNRIVDPEAPLRREMLKSQLVIRQSTARMTGAE, from the coding sequence ATGGCAACAATGAAGCAAGTCGCAGAGAAAGCCCGGGTTTCAACGACCACGGTTTCTCACGTCATCAATAATACCCGTGTCGTCAGCGAAGATGCACGCGAACGTGTGCTGGCCGTGATCCAGGAATTGCGCTACATCCCCAGCGCTGTTGCCCGCAGCCTCAAGAACGACCGCACCCATACCCTGGGTATGATGATACCGAATAATTCCAATCCCTATTTTGCCGAAATCATACAGGGGATAGAAGACGCTTCATTCAAGCTGGGCTATAACATTATCCTTTGCAATTCTTATGATGATCCAAAGAAGCAGGCGGCCTATATCCGCGTGCTGATGGAAAAACGTATCGATGGCCTGATCCTGGTGTCTTCTGGTTCAGATGAAGAACTGACACAATTGCTGGCAGACGAAGGCATACCCAAGGTATTGGTGGATAGAGAAGTGTCGGGTGTGGTGGCTGACTTTATCGAAGCTGACCATGAACAGGGTGGCTATGAAGCAACCCGTTATCTGATAGGACTTGGTCACAAACGTATTGCCTGCGTTGCCGGACCTGACATCCTGCTACCCAGTGGTGACCGCGTCACTGGCTACCGCCGCGCCCTGCAGGAAGCAGGTCTGGAATTCAACAACGAATACCTGATCCATGCTGACTTTACCAGCCAGGGTGGGTTTAACGCTTTCCAGCAATTGCTCGCCTTACCACAAAGGCCTACAGCGATTTTTGCCAGCAATGATTTGATGGCGATAGGTGGTATACGCGCAGCCAATGAAGCCGGCATCAAAATACCGGAAGCCTTGTCCGTCATCGGTTACGATGATATTGCCCTGGCCTCGTTCAGTACGCCGCCATTGACGACGATAGCCCAGCCCAAGCAGGCCATCGGTAATCTGACAGCACAGATACTGGTCAACCGTATTGTTGATCCTGAGGCGCCATTGAGGCGGGAAATGCTGAAATCGCAACTCGTGATACGGCAATCGACAGCTCGCATGACTGGCGCAGAATAA
- a CDS encoding sigma-54 dependent transcriptional regulator, producing MSMIEAAACPRILVVDDEAHLRELLEITLIKMGLDVDSAETLALARAHLSKRSYALVLTDMRLPDGSGMELVQEVSALYKNTPIAVITAFGSADNAVVALKAGAFDYVSKPVALDQLRKLVRSALQTNEVQKVQLATPEKLNVPASSFMIGQSQGMQEVRAQISRLARSMAPVIITGESGSGKELAAREIHTSSARADKPFIAVNCGAIPETLMEAEFFGYRKGAFTGAADDREGFFQAANGGTLMLDEVADLPLPMQVKLLRAIQERRVRKVGATVEEAVDVRIISATHQNLAICVEEGRFRQDLYYRLNVIELHLPPLRERLEDIVELSRNILKKLTGNDVDMSVEATDALISYDFPGNVRELENILERAVAFANDGCIEVSDLALRGTRKLPELPIAQPVPTAIINNHSDIVPELPAVTTLDVFSAPSLPCSLPDYLESVEREMIRRALQQTRNNRTQAAELLGVSFRQLRYQIQKLKIQE from the coding sequence ATGAGTATGATAGAAGCTGCGGCCTGTCCCCGCATCCTGGTAGTGGATGATGAGGCGCACCTGCGCGAACTGCTGGAGATTACCCTGATCAAAATGGGGCTGGATGTCGATAGCGCAGAAACCCTGGCACTGGCCCGCGCCCATTTGAGCAAGCGTAGCTATGCACTGGTATTGACCGATATGCGTCTGCCGGATGGCTCGGGTATGGAGCTGGTGCAGGAAGTGAGTGCACTATATAAAAATACGCCCATTGCCGTGATCACTGCTTTTGGTAGTGCCGACAATGCCGTGGTTGCCTTGAAGGCCGGTGCTTTCGACTATGTATCCAAGCCAGTGGCGCTTGACCAGTTGCGCAAGCTCGTCAGGTCGGCCCTGCAAACCAATGAGGTTCAAAAAGTACAACTGGCGACTCCGGAAAAACTGAACGTCCCCGCCAGTTCTTTCATGATAGGCCAGTCGCAAGGCATGCAAGAGGTCAGGGCGCAGATCAGCCGTCTGGCACGCAGCATGGCACCGGTTATTATTACTGGCGAATCTGGTAGCGGCAAGGAGTTGGCGGCGCGCGAAATACACACCAGCAGTGCCAGGGCTGATAAACCTTTTATCGCTGTCAATTGCGGGGCAATTCCCGAGACCTTGATGGAAGCGGAATTCTTTGGTTACAGAAAAGGCGCATTTACCGGCGCTGCTGATGACAGGGAAGGCTTTTTCCAGGCTGCCAACGGCGGCACCTTGATGCTTGATGAAGTAGCCGACCTGCCTTTGCCCATGCAAGTCAAGTTACTGCGTGCCATACAGGAAAGGCGCGTGCGCAAGGTTGGTGCCACGGTTGAAGAGGCAGTCGATGTGCGCATTATCAGTGCGACCCACCAGAACCTGGCAATCTGCGTAGAAGAAGGGCGCTTCCGGCAAGACTTGTATTACCGCCTGAATGTCATTGAATTGCACTTGCCACCTCTGCGCGAAAGACTGGAGGATATAGTCGAGCTGTCGCGCAATATCCTCAAAAAACTGACTGGCAATGATGTTGATATGTCAGTAGAGGCAACTGATGCCTTGATCAGTTATGACTTTCCCGGCAATGTGCGTGAGCTGGAAAACATATTGGAGCGCGCAGTTGCCTTTGCCAATGATGGCTGCATAGAGGTCAGCGACCTGGCCTTGCGCGGAACCAGGAAGTTGCCTGAACTGCCTATAGCACAGCCGGTCCCGACCGCTATTATCAATAATCATAGCGATATTGTTCCTGAATTACCCGCTGTTACCACGCTGGATGTATTCTCTGCTCCAAGTTTGCCTTGCTCGCTGCCCGACTATCTCGAAAGCGTAGAGCGCGAAATGATACGCCGTGCCCTGCAGCAGACCCGTAACAACCGTACCCAGGCGGCAGAATTGCTGGGTGTGAGTTTCCGTCAACTGCGTTACCAGATACAGAAACTGAAGATCCAGGAGTAA
- a CDS encoding inner membrane protein YpjD: protein MQIYLSFLAAALYILSIVLPGRWLTLSNAVSALAWLTHGMALWLTIFPDHALRVGFAVMLSAALWVSVFVCWLENRNASLDGLRLLLMPNAALMAVLPSFFPGSLIALAGKTAMFPWHVVVAMLAYSTLTIAAFHAVVMTVQDKHLHQLRAVKNVEWLNTLIDRLPALLTMEKILFRFVLFGFVLLTLTVLSGVIFSEQVLGVAFKWDHKTLLSLLSWLLFAILLTGRYWRGWRGKTVLSFTLSGFITLLLAYVGSRFVLEVLLHRSLS from the coding sequence ATGCAAATCTATCTATCATTCCTTGCCGCTGCTTTATATATATTGAGCATAGTCCTGCCCGGGCGCTGGCTGACGCTGTCAAATGCCGTCAGCGCACTGGCCTGGCTGACACATGGCATGGCTTTGTGGCTGACGATTTTCCCTGATCACGCGCTCAGGGTGGGCTTTGCCGTGATGTTATCCGCCGCGCTATGGGTATCCGTGTTTGTCTGCTGGCTGGAAAATCGCAACGCCTCCCTTGATGGCTTGCGCTTGTTACTGATGCCCAATGCCGCGTTGATGGCTGTCTTGCCCAGTTTTTTTCCAGGCAGCCTGATTGCCCTGGCTGGCAAGACTGCCATGTTTCCCTGGCATGTCGTGGTCGCCATGCTGGCCTATAGCACGCTGACGATAGCGGCCTTTCATGCGGTCGTCATGACAGTACAAGACAAGCATCTGCATCAATTGCGTGCGGTAAAAAATGTGGAATGGCTAAATACCCTGATAGACAGGCTACCTGCCTTGCTGACCATGGAAAAAATACTGTTCCGTTTTGTCCTGTTTGGTTTTGTTTTGCTCACGCTGACAGTCTTGTCAGGTGTGATATTTTCAGAGCAGGTTCTGGGCGTAGCTTTTAAATGGGATCACAAGACCCTGCTGTCTCTCCTGTCCTGGCTCTTGTTTGCCATTTTGCTGACAGGACGTTACTGGCGTGGCTGGCGTGGTAAAACTGTCTTGAGTTTCACACTCTCAGGATTTATCACCTTGCTGCTGGCTTATGTAGGCAGCCGTTTTGTGCTGGAAGTCTTGTTACACAGGAGCCTGTCATGA
- a CDS encoding ribonucleoside-diphosphate reductase subunit alpha: protein MHSSIEISTSSKPELGSVLNVAATPAANSLNSYSEYRIIRRNGSVVGFEPSKIAIAMTKAFLAVNGGHGAESARIRELVEQLTASVVAALLRRQPAGGTFHIEDVQDQVELALMRSGEHDVARSYVLYRAKRMEERRRVNDAPGHVDAAVPQLHVIVDGQSRPLDVAEVRKMIAAACLGLDKLADPDAILAETLKNLYDGVPVEELYKSAILAARALMEKEPAYSQVTARLLLHTVRKEVFGKEVAQQDAAAEYLDYFPKFIKKGIEADLLDAKLGQFDLKKLANALVADRDLQFGYIGLQTLYDRYFLHVRGTRIEMPQAFYMRVAMGLSLNEIDRETRAIEFYNLLSSFDFMSSTPTLFNSGTQRSQLSSCYLTTVADDLDGIYEAIKENALLAKYAGGLGNDWTPVRSLGAHIKGTNGKSQGVVPFLKVVNDTAVAVNQGGKRKGAVCAYLETWHMDIEEFLDLRKNTGDDRRRTHDMNTSNWIPDLFMKRVMEKGDWTLFSPSDVPDLHDKFGKAFEQAYVAYEAKAAKGELTLSKKIPALDLWRKMLSMLFETGHPWITFKDPCNIRSPQQHVGVVHSSNLCTEITLNTNDSEIAVCNLGSVNLPAHMKDGKLDHIKLQKTVRTAMRMLDNVIDINYYAVKKARDSNLRHRPVGMGIMGFQDCLHMMRIPYASMDAVQFADTSMEAVCYYAYWASTELAEERGRYSSYPGSLWDRGILPQDSLKMLAEERGGYLEADFSETMDWYPLRDRIKKFGMRNSNCVAIAPTATISNIIGVAACIEPTYQNLYVKSNLSGEFTEINEHLVRDLKERGMWDEVMIADLKYFDGSLARIDRIPEDLRALYATAFEISPSWLVEAAARRQKWIDQAQSLNIYMAGASGKKLDETYKLAWLRGLKTTYYLRTIGATHTEKSTSKTGALNAVAVDGNGGGYAAAPAGIGAAAQETDGPACMLRPGDAGFEECEACQ from the coding sequence ATGCACTCTTCTATTGAAATATCCACTTCGTCCAAGCCAGAACTGGGATCGGTTTTGAATGTAGCAGCTACACCTGCTGCAAACAGCCTGAATAGTTATAGCGAATACCGCATCATTCGCCGTAATGGTTCCGTGGTTGGTTTCGAGCCATCCAAAATCGCCATCGCCATGACCAAGGCGTTTCTGGCTGTGAATGGTGGGCATGGTGCAGAGTCCGCCAGAATCCGTGAACTGGTAGAACAACTGACAGCCAGCGTGGTTGCTGCTCTGCTGCGCCGCCAGCCAGCCGGTGGCACTTTCCATATAGAAGATGTGCAAGACCAGGTTGAACTGGCGCTGATGCGCTCAGGCGAGCATGATGTTGCCCGCTCTTATGTTTTGTATCGTGCCAAACGCATGGAAGAACGCCGTCGCGTCAATGATGCGCCTGGTCATGTCGATGCCGCAGTACCGCAATTGCACGTCATCGTTGACGGTCAGTCCCGCCCGCTGGATGTGGCAGAAGTGCGCAAGATGATCGCCGCTGCATGCCTGGGCCTCGACAAGCTGGCTGATCCAGATGCCATCCTGGCCGAGACTTTGAAGAACCTGTACGACGGCGTACCGGTAGAAGAATTGTATAAATCCGCCATCCTGGCTGCCCGTGCGCTGATGGAAAAAGAACCTGCTTACAGCCAGGTCACGGCACGTCTGCTCCTGCATACAGTCCGTAAAGAAGTGTTTGGCAAAGAAGTGGCGCAACAGGATGCGGCAGCAGAATACCTTGATTACTTTCCCAAGTTCATCAAGAAGGGTATAGAGGCCGACTTGCTGGATGCCAAGCTGGGCCAGTTCGACTTGAAAAAACTGGCAAATGCCCTGGTTGCTGACCGTGATCTGCAATTTGGTTATATTGGCCTGCAAACTTTGTATGACCGCTACTTCCTGCACGTACGCGGTACCCGCATAGAAATGCCTCAGGCTTTCTACATGCGTGTCGCGATGGGCTTGTCCCTGAATGAAATTGATCGCGAAACCCGCGCCATAGAATTTTACAATCTGCTGTCCAGCTTTGACTTCATGAGCTCGACACCTACCCTGTTCAATTCCGGCACACAACGCTCACAACTGTCTTCCTGCTACCTGACCACGGTTGCCGATGACCTCGATGGTATCTACGAAGCCATCAAGGAAAACGCCCTGCTGGCAAAATATGCCGGTGGCCTCGGTAATGACTGGACGCCAGTACGCTCGCTCGGCGCGCATATTAAAGGCACCAATGGCAAATCCCAGGGTGTTGTGCCTTTCCTCAAAGTTGTCAATGACACGGCAGTCGCTGTTAACCAGGGCGGTAAACGCAAAGGCGCGGTGTGCGCCTACCTGGAAACCTGGCACATGGACATCGAAGAGTTCCTCGACCTGCGCAAAAACACCGGCGACGACCGCCGCCGTACCCATGACATGAATACTTCGAACTGGATTCCTGACCTGTTCATGAAGCGCGTCATGGAAAAAGGCGACTGGACTTTGTTCTCCCCATCCGATGTACCTGATCTGCATGATAAATTTGGTAAGGCTTTCGAACAGGCTTATGTCGCCTATGAAGCAAAAGCAGCCAAGGGCGAACTGACGCTGTCCAAAAAAATCCCGGCGCTGGACCTGTGGCGCAAGATGTTGTCCATGCTGTTTGAAACTGGTCATCCATGGATCACCTTTAAAGATCCTTGCAATATCCGCTCGCCACAACAGCATGTTGGCGTGGTCCACAGCTCGAACCTGTGTACAGAAATCACCCTGAACACCAACGACAGTGAGATCGCGGTATGTAATCTCGGTTCAGTCAACCTGCCTGCCCACATGAAAGACGGCAAGCTGGATCACATTAAATTACAAAAAACTGTGCGTACAGCGATGCGTATGCTGGATAACGTCATCGACATCAACTACTATGCAGTGAAGAAGGCGCGCGATTCCAATCTGCGTCACCGTCCTGTCGGTATGGGCATCATGGGTTTCCAGGATTGTCTGCACATGATGCGCATCCCTTACGCATCGATGGATGCCGTACAGTTCGCTGATACTTCCATGGAAGCCGTCTGCTATTACGCTTATTGGGCATCGACGGAACTGGCTGAGGAACGTGGCCGTTACAGTTCTTACCCTGGCTCTTTGTGGGACCGTGGCATCCTGCCGCAAGATTCCCTGAAGATGCTGGCCGAAGAACGCGGTGGTTATCTGGAAGCTGACTTCTCGGAAACCATGGACTGGTACCCACTGCGTGACCGCATCAAGAAATTTGGCATGCGCAATTCCAATTGCGTGGCGATTGCGCCGACTGCAACAATTTCTAACATTATTGGCGTGGCTGCCTGTATCGAACCGACTTACCAGAACCTGTATGTGAAGTCGAACCTGTCAGGCGAGTTTACCGAGATCAATGAACACCTGGTGCGCGATCTGAAAGAGCGCGGCATGTGGGATGAAGTCATGATCGCTGACCTGAAATACTTTGACGGCAGCCTGGCTCGTATCGACCGCATCCCGGAAGATTTGCGTGCTCTGTATGCAACTGCATTCGAAATCAGCCCATCCTGGCTGGTCGAGGCGGCTGCGCGTCGTCAGAAGTGGATAGATCAGGCACAGTCCCTGAACATCTACATGGCAGGCGCATCCGGCAAAAAACTGGACGAGACCTACAAACTGGCATGGTTGCGTGGTTTGAAAACCACTTACTACCTGCGCACCATAGGCGCGACACACACTGAAAAATCCACCAGTAAAACCGGTGCATTGAATGCGGTGGCAGTGGATGGCAATGGTGGTGGTTATGCTGCAGCACCTGCTGGCATCGGTGCGGCAGCACAGGAAACGGATGGTCCGGCCTGCATGTTGCGTCCTGGTGATGCCGGTTTCGAAGAATGTGAAGCCTGCCAATAA